ACTGGCCTTAAACGCTGCCATAGAGGCAGCCAGAGCAGGCGATGCCGGCAGGGGCTTTGCCGTGGTGGCAGAAGAAGTACGTAAATTAGCGGAGCAGTCGGCAAATTCCACCAAACAAATCAGTGATATAATAGCAGGCATTCAACAGGAAACACAAAGGGCGGTTAATGAAATGAATGCCACCGGGGTTATTGTCAATAGTATCAATCAAACTATCTCAGAATTAGAACAAGGTTTTGGCCAGATAGCAGAGGCTGTGGCAGAGCTGTCATCGCAGATCCAAGCGGTTGCTGCTGCCTCAGAGCAAATGTCCATGGGCGTACAAAATGTTGCAGCCTCCACAGAGGAAACAACAGCTACCATCGAGGAAGTAACGGCGGCTGCAGAAAGACTGACCCAAATGGCCTCGGATATGGAGCAAATGACTAAACAATTTAGATTATAGAATTCCACCAGGAAAAGACAGAGCCAAGGGAAAGATATGTCATTTTTCTTACAAAGCTAGTATATATTGTCAATAGATACTATAATGTTTTTAGAAAAAAAGACCTGTGATAGGGTCTTTCCTTTTTGGAGGAACTGTATGAAGCAACTGAAGGGGTTGGTTATTCCTGCGCTGGTTCTGGTGCTTTGGTTTGTGGGTTCCGCTTGGGGAATAATTAACCAGTATATCATCCCGCCTCCGGCCAAGGTCTGGCAAACCGCCATCGAGCTAACTACCACCGGGGTGTTGTTTAAACATATAGCTGTTAGCCTGTACCGGGTGCTGGCAGGTTTCTTTTTAACAGTTTTGTTTGCCTTTCCCCTGGCGGTGTTGGTGGGAATGCAACGAAATTTGGAACCCTATATCGACCCAGTATTGGATTTTTTAGGACATATCCCGCCAATTTCTTGTATTCCCATTTTCATTCTCTGGTTTGGTATTGATGAAGCCTCCAAATTGGCGGTAATTGTTTTAGCCACCTTTTTTCCGGTATTCTTAAACACTTTAAACGGAATTTTAAGCTGCAACAAACAATTACTGGAAGTGGGTGAGGTCTTTGGTTTCCGGGCCAGGGATAAGTTTTGGCGCATTATTATGCCATCCGCGTTACCTTCCATTATTGTAGGTTTTCGCTTGGGCTTAGGTTATAGTTGGCGCTCCCTGGTGGGGGCCGAATTAATTGCTGCCGCCTCCGGCATTGGCTATATGATCATTGATGCCGAACAGCTCTCCAGACCGGATATTATTATCGTAGGTATTCTTACCATTGGTCTTTTCGGTTACATCATTGACTACTTATTTTTAAAATTAACCAACCGCCTGCTGCCCTGGGTGGGGGAGAGGGTGAACTATGGCCGGAGTTAAAATTGATCAACTAGCTAGATATTACACCATTAATGGCCAGGAGATTAAGGCTCTCAAAGATATTTCCTTAAACATTCCAGACGGTAGTTTTATCACTCTGGTGGGAAAAAGCGGCTGTGGGAAAACTACCCTGCTGCGCTTGCTTTGTGGTTTGGAACAGCCCAGCCGAGGCCAGATAACCTTTTTAGACCAGAACCAGCAAGTGATTCCGGGTAAGGGAAGGGTTAGTATTGTTTTTCAAGAACCACGTTTAATGCCCTGGCTCACGGTGGAACAAAACATGGCTTTTCCCCTGTTCAAAGAAAAGGACCGGGAGCGAGTAAAACAGACCGTGGCACATTTTTTGGAATTACTGGGTCTAAAGAAGTTTAAGGATGCTTACCCCTCGCAAATATCCGGTGGCATGGCCCAAAGGGTGGCCCTGGGCCGCACCCTGTGTTATGACCCGGATGTTATATTAATGGACGAGCCTCTGGGGGCTTTGGATGCCTTTACCAGAAAAAAGCTGCAAAATGAATTGGTGGATATCTTTCAGTTACAGAAAAAGACCATTATTTTTGTCACCCATGATGTAGATGAGGCTGTATTTTTGGGTCAGAGGGTGGTGATATTGGACGGTGGCAGGGTGCTGGAGGAAGTAGAGGTGCCCCTGGATTACCCGCGCAATCCCTTAGGTCAAGAGTTTTTTCGCATTAGAGAAAGGATTTATGCCCTGGTCATGGGTGAAAGATAGGAGGATTAAACCATGAAAAAATATATTAGTGTGCTGGTTACCATTGTTTTGACCAGCCTGCTGCTGGTTGGTTGCAGTGGCCAATCAAGCGAACCACAACCAAAGGCAGAGGAAACAGCTAAAGCACCCCAGGTGGAAAGTATAAAAATATCCTATGTTAAGCTGCCCCTAAATGTACCCTCCATAGTGGAAAAGAAATTAAACCTGTTTGAGAAGGAATTTGGCAAAGACGGTATCCAGGTGACCTTCCCGGAAATCACCGAAGGCCCCAAGATGACAGCGGCCTTAGCTGGCGGCTCCTTGGACTTTTGTAACGCATTGGGAGGTACTTCAGCCATTCTGGCGGCTGCCAATGGCGTTGACCTCAAAATAATTGGTATGTATAGCCGGGCGCCTAAAGCCTTTACCATTATGACTAAGAATCCGCAGATTAAATCTGTTGCCGATCTCAAGGGTAAAAAAGTAGCTGGTCCGAAAGGAACTATATTACATCAATTATTACTTGCCAGTCTCCAGCAAAATAACCTCAAGCCCGAGGAAGTGGAGTATATTAATATGCCCATTCCTTCGGCGGTATCTGCCATGCAGGCTGGTAATGTGGATGCTGCACTCATTGCCGGTCCGGCGGTACCCCAAGCTCTGCAAAGTGGCGCCCGTATCCTAACCACTGGGGAAGGTTTATTAGATGCTACCATTGTTATTGCTGTATCAGGTGATTTTCTCGAGAAGCATCCTGAACTGGTGAAACGCTATCTGCAAGTACATCAGGAAAGCCTCCGGTATATGCAGGAAAACCCCGAAGAGGTTTACAGATTAGCTGCTGAGGAAACCGGTATTTCCTTGGGCGATGTAAAACAAATGTATGACTGGTATGATTTCAACCCGGCCATTACAGAAAAAGACCTGATTGATTTGGAAAAAACGCAAGAATTCCTCATACAAAACGAAATGCTCACCAATAAAGTGGATATCAAGAGCCTGATTGCGGATATCAAAGCTTAAAGAGGAATTACCTGACGGAAATAATAACCCCGCCTGTTACTGGCGGGGTTATATATTGTAGCGGCGGGGTTGTCCCTCGCCATATAAATAATGATAGACTTTGTAATTCCAAAGTACCCGGCGGATATATTGTCTGGTTTCCACAAAGGGGATTTGATCAATGGTTTTACGCTGACCGGTCCAGTGCTGCTCATCCAGCCACTTTTTGACATTACCACGGCCGGCGTTGTAGGCGGCTGTGGCCAGCACCACATCCCCTTGAAATTGTTTTAGCAAGTCTGCAAAGTACCAGGTGCCCAACTGGATGTTAATTTCCGGGTTATATAATTTATCTGGATTCAGTGGTCCTTTGCCGGCTTGTTCCGAGATCCAGCTGGCAGTTTCTGGCATAATTTGCATTAGCCCCCTGGCTCCCTTGGGGGAGGTGGCGTTGGCCTGGAAATTACTTTCGGTTTTTATGATGGCT
This region of Desulforamulus ferrireducens genomic DNA includes:
- a CDS encoding ABC transporter permease; protein product: MKQLKGLVIPALVLVLWFVGSAWGIINQYIIPPPAKVWQTAIELTTTGVLFKHIAVSLYRVLAGFFLTVLFAFPLAVLVGMQRNLEPYIDPVLDFLGHIPPISCIPIFILWFGIDEASKLAVIVLATFFPVFLNTLNGILSCNKQLLEVGEVFGFRARDKFWRIIMPSALPSIIVGFRLGLGYSWRSLVGAELIAAASGIGYMIIDAEQLSRPDIIIVGILTIGLFGYIIDYLFLKLTNRLLPWVGERVNYGRS
- a CDS encoding ABC transporter ATP-binding protein, which translates into the protein MAGVKIDQLARYYTINGQEIKALKDISLNIPDGSFITLVGKSGCGKTTLLRLLCGLEQPSRGQITFLDQNQQVIPGKGRVSIVFQEPRLMPWLTVEQNMAFPLFKEKDRERVKQTVAHFLELLGLKKFKDAYPSQISGGMAQRVALGRTLCYDPDVILMDEPLGALDAFTRKKLQNELVDIFQLQKKTIIFVTHDVDEAVFLGQRVVILDGGRVLEEVEVPLDYPRNPLGQEFFRIRERIYALVMGER
- a CDS encoding ABC transporter substrate-binding protein; this translates as MKKYISVLVTIVLTSLLLVGCSGQSSEPQPKAEETAKAPQVESIKISYVKLPLNVPSIVEKKLNLFEKEFGKDGIQVTFPEITEGPKMTAALAGGSLDFCNALGGTSAILAAANGVDLKIIGMYSRAPKAFTIMTKNPQIKSVADLKGKKVAGPKGTILHQLLLASLQQNNLKPEEVEYINMPIPSAVSAMQAGNVDAALIAGPAVPQALQSGARILTTGEGLLDATIVIAVSGDFLEKHPELVKRYLQVHQESLRYMQENPEEVYRLAAEETGISLGDVKQMYDWYDFNPAITEKDLIDLEKTQEFLIQNEMLTNKVDIKSLIADIKA
- a CDS encoding lytic transglycosylase domain-containing protein; translation: MFLRRKKKPRLKRKLLLLLLLLLLWLNHKPLAQVVYPMHHQEVIYHYAEAENLDPLLVAAIIKTESNFQANATSPKGARGLMQIMPETASWISEQAGKGPLNPDKLYNPEINIQLGTWYFADLLKQFQGDVVLATAAYNAGRGNVKKWLDEQHWTGQRKTIDQIPFVETRQYIRRVLWNYKVYHYLYGEGQPRRYNI